In Salvelinus namaycush isolate Seneca chromosome 20, SaNama_1.0, whole genome shotgun sequence, the following proteins share a genomic window:
- the LOC120065575 gene encoding protein TASOR-like encodes MESYSGDNIPASKYSSVKYYKTLPSDTRPTEDGEHSSEQAGGTETRPRSGTSTQYIPKAGDHFNFQIPRKNKEKRALFQYVSSESREFEDILTILSSSYIEASSTGTFTYTKLRIVHSELLEKDFVEKRRELKLDGRTEKELEETHCFLTADIIKVKDL; translated from the exons ATGGAGAGCTACAGTGGTGACAACATCCCTGCATCGAAATACAGCTCAGTGAAATATTACAAAACGTTACCCTCCGACACTAGACCAACTGAAGATGGCGAGCATTCTTCCGAGCAAGCTGGTGGTACTGAGACGAGACCGAGAAGTGGAACTTCGACGCAATATATTCCAAAAGCTGGGGACCACTTCAATTTTCAGATACCGAGAAAGAACAAAGAAAAGAGAG CGTTGTTCCAGTATGTGTCCTCAGAGTCCAGGGAGTTTGAGGACATCTTGACTATTCTGTCTTCCAGCTACATAGAAGCCAGCTCCACCGGGACGTTCACGTACACCAAGCTAAGAATCGTCCACAGCGAACTGCTGGAGAAGGAT TTTGTAGAGAAAAGGAGGGAGCTGAAGCTGGATGGGAGGACGGAGAAGGAGCTGGAGGAGACCCACTGTTTCCTGACTGCTGACATCATCAAGGTGAAGGACCTATAG